A genomic stretch from Telmatocola sphagniphila includes:
- a CDS encoding ExeA family protein, with translation MFVTHFGLRRRPFRTTPDTDSYYPATTHEVALNDLDRAIREQEPICLLRGQTGMGKTLLARRLLEQQEDEKLRRLLIANSVFTGRKDLLQTILFELGLPYQNLSEQEARLSVTDDCLKHFQKGGRTLMVIDEAHHLNTECLEELRLLGNLAANRGVALQILLVALPSVWKRIDQNGMESLLQRLSVRPELQPLDESESVDYIVHQLRWAGAKNPDALFDGETLNLFARQASGIPRLLSQMAGTALELAAENGLDHVDYEAATEALALLGLDIEDLANQPVAQPDTLKLHQEPEVAVEPEAPAEKPIAPRRPTIVAFEETEDPVESVPYPAEMGDLRHNGKRVVFPPIVITDTFPPKYIYDGDEWVKDPAARSAS, from the coding sequence ATGTTCGTTACGCATTTTGGGCTGCGCCGTCGACCTTTCCGGACCACGCCGGATACCGATAGCTATTACCCGGCTACAACGCACGAAGTGGCACTCAACGATCTCGATCGGGCCATTCGCGAACAGGAACCGATCTGCCTGCTGCGCGGCCAGACGGGTATGGGCAAAACTTTACTCGCTCGACGACTCCTGGAACAGCAAGAAGACGAAAAGCTGCGCCGATTGCTTATCGCCAATTCGGTATTCACCGGCCGCAAGGATCTCCTTCAGACGATTCTGTTCGAACTCGGCCTGCCTTACCAGAACCTGAGCGAACAGGAAGCCCGCCTGAGCGTGACCGACGATTGTCTGAAGCATTTTCAAAAAGGTGGTCGGACGTTGATGGTGATCGATGAAGCCCATCACCTCAATACCGAATGCCTCGAAGAACTTCGACTCCTCGGGAATCTCGCGGCCAATCGCGGCGTGGCCCTGCAGATTCTGCTCGTCGCTTTACCGAGCGTCTGGAAGCGGATCGATCAGAACGGCATGGAATCCCTGCTGCAGCGATTGTCGGTTCGACCGGAGCTGCAGCCTCTGGATGAATCGGAATCGGTCGATTACATCGTGCACCAACTTCGCTGGGCGGGTGCGAAGAATCCCGATGCGCTGTTCGATGGCGAAACTCTGAATCTTTTTGCTCGGCAGGCCAGCGGCATCCCTCGCCTCCTGAGCCAGATGGCCGGTACCGCCCTGGAACTGGCCGCCGAGAACGGTCTCGACCATGTCGATTACGAAGCGGCCACCGAAGCACTGGCACTTCTGGGTCTGGACATTGAAGATCTGGCAAACCAGCCGGTGGCGCAGCCCGATACCTTGAAGCTCCATCAGGAACCGGAAGTCGCGGTTGAACCCGAAGCGCCGGCCGAAAAACCCATCGCGCCGCGCCGGCCGACCATCGTCGCCTTCGAAGAGACCGAAGACCCCGTGGAATCGGTGCCTTACCCGGCGGAGATGGGTGACTTACGCCACAATGGCAAGCGGGTAGTTTTTCCGCCCATCGTTATCACCGACACCTTTCCGCCCAAATACATCTACGACGGTGATGAATGGGTCAAGGACCCCGCCGCCCGTAGTGCCAGCTAA
- a CDS encoding cellulose synthase operon protein YhjQ/BcsQ — protein sequence MSRTFFAITDMSHEPATAEEAIAPIEPIKLPLPAKRVPPKAVVTPAPKPMPKPKPEVVPPVDPDDMIIDDGSVPFIEVGGPRPASSIPIVRKIVAPQPQPSPSVVAEPAAKTYEYSHKPVKLLNVSFQPMPDPKLYSPGGTPIASDLVTFHQPAHPVSMQYRQLQNQIASQLPKVDRAMILLTSVRGGSGASTAALNIAISRTYEHKGRVLLLDANPGQPTLASRIGCADQPGLSEILISETPLGLSIQPTEMPNLHLLAWGRSEKHLTDAHWAKLPTIVSRLMQRFEWIIVDGPHRLESLKRWIALSDGIYMVVRQDEWDSPHVDQAHDAIRNSGGKLRGCLMTAA from the coding sequence ATGAGTCGAACCTTTTTCGCTATCACCGATATGTCGCACGAACCAGCGACCGCTGAGGAGGCGATCGCTCCGATCGAGCCTATCAAGCTGCCCTTGCCCGCGAAAAGGGTTCCTCCGAAGGCGGTGGTGACTCCCGCTCCCAAGCCGATGCCTAAACCGAAACCGGAAGTCGTACCTCCAGTCGATCCCGATGATATGATCATCGACGATGGTTCGGTGCCGTTCATCGAAGTGGGCGGTCCACGCCCGGCTAGCTCGATACCGATCGTTCGCAAAATCGTCGCGCCCCAACCCCAACCTTCCCCCAGCGTGGTTGCGGAACCGGCGGCCAAAACCTACGAATACTCCCATAAACCGGTCAAATTGCTGAATGTTTCGTTCCAGCCGATGCCCGATCCAAAACTCTACAGCCCGGGCGGCACTCCGATCGCTTCCGATCTGGTCACTTTCCATCAGCCCGCTCACCCCGTGAGCATGCAGTATCGCCAACTGCAGAATCAAATCGCTTCGCAGCTTCCCAAAGTGGATCGCGCGATGATTCTGCTGACATCCGTGCGCGGCGGTTCCGGGGCTTCGACGGCGGCTTTGAACATCGCCATCAGTCGAACGTACGAACATAAAGGTCGCGTACTGCTACTCGATGCTAATCCCGGTCAGCCGACGTTGGCGAGCCGGATCGGCTGCGCCGACCAGCCAGGCCTGAGCGAGATTCTGATTTCGGAAACGCCGTTGGGGTTATCGATTCAGCCGACGGAGATGCCGAATTTGCATCTGCTGGCCTGGGGCCGGTCCGAAAAGCATCTCACCGATGCGCACTGGGCGAAACTTCCCACGATTGTCAGTCGCTTGATGCAGCGATTCGAATGGATCATTGTGGATGGGCCACATCGGCTGGAAAGCCTGAAGCGCTGGATTGCCTTAAGCGACGGGATCTACATGGTGGTCCGCCAAGACGAATGGGATAGCCCCCATGTAGACCAGGCCCACGATGCGATTCGCAACAGCGGCGGCAAGCTCCGCGGTTGCCTGATGACGGCTGCTTAA
- a CDS encoding DUF1559 domain-containing protein: MRSPRSPKAFTLIELLVVIAIIAILIGLLLPAVQKVREAAARMKCSNNLKQYGLAMHNFHDAQGSLPPASFTTPVRTSWLPYIWPYLEMGNVAAKYDFTQPFYASPNTIVSTLNGPYAATSPVYYCPSDRGSACYAQGDIYWRARGNYVVNWGPIRQPSPTPVPSFSAPFGYTDHVSRSQPLKTKFTSITDGLSNTLLMSEQIIHTVDNQADWRGDFLNDDEQTGKFMTINLPNGGIDEVKSSAYCFNQPAQGLPCTSSANGQVAARSRHTGGVNVVLCDGSVQFIRNSIDLQVWQGMSTMNGGEIVSPN, translated from the coding sequence ATGCGCTCTCCCCGCTCTCCGAAGGCATTTACGTTAATTGAGTTACTGGTGGTCATCGCGATAATCGCGATTCTCATTGGCTTGTTGCTCCCCGCCGTCCAAAAAGTACGGGAGGCAGCCGCCCGTATGAAATGCTCGAACAATCTGAAACAATACGGATTGGCGATGCATAATTTTCACGATGCTCAGGGCTCCCTGCCTCCGGCCTCGTTCACCACTCCGGTCCGGACGAGCTGGCTTCCCTACATTTGGCCGTATCTGGAAATGGGAAATGTGGCGGCCAAGTACGATTTCACGCAACCGTTTTACGCGTCGCCAAATACGATCGTCAGCACACTGAATGGACCGTATGCCGCCACCTCGCCGGTTTATTATTGCCCGAGCGATCGTGGGTCGGCCTGTTATGCCCAGGGGGATATCTATTGGCGGGCGCGAGGCAACTACGTGGTCAACTGGGGACCGATCCGCCAGCCGAGTCCTACCCCGGTGCCCTCTTTCAGCGCTCCGTTCGGCTACACCGATCACGTTAGCCGATCCCAGCCGCTGAAGACGAAATTCACCAGCATTACCGATGGACTATCCAACACGCTACTGATGTCCGAACAGATCATTCATACCGTGGATAACCAAGCCGATTGGCGGGGGGACTTCCTGAATGATGATGAACAGACCGGTAAATTCATGACGATCAACTTGCCGAATGGCGGGATCGATGAGGTGAAATCCTCGGCCTATTGCTTCAATCAGCCGGCACAGGGTCTGCCCTGTACCTCGTCCGCCAATGGTCAGGTGGCGGCTCGAAGTCGTCACACGGGTGGGGTGAATGTCGTGCTGTGCGATGGTTCTGTGCAGTTCATCCGGAATTCCATCGATCTGCAGGTATGGCAGGGCATGAGTACCATGAACGGTGGCGAAATCGTATCTCCCAATTGA